A window from bacterium encodes these proteins:
- a CDS encoding carotenoid 1,2-hydratase — protein MAKNLSTILGVLAWMVALASTAWSTRPSSQQGQEAAAAFALASAPRAWQFPRDHGQHPEFRTEWWYFTGNLQSAEGRAFGYQFTIFRNALTPAPRNRPSAWALRDGYVGHFAITEVTQQRFHFEQKVARGALQLAGASVDSLNVFVGDWSARARHGRLHLQATSSFGSIAFVLEPTMPPVLQGNGGLSQKGPKPGEASYYYSLPNLRTNGRLTLGADSSQVSGVSWMDHEFFTGVDSSEAVGWDWFSLHLSDATAIMLYRLRRADGTISRYSAGTLIQPDGGTERISFEAFQAIPGGWWRSGKSGGKYPLAWQLQFRDYQLTVTTPVADQELDTRATTGVIYWEGCVAATGTRAGRRITGRGYLEMTGYVAAARPRL, from the coding sequence GTGGCGAAAAACTTGTCGACGATCCTGGGAGTTCTGGCGTGGATGGTGGCGCTTGCTTCGACCGCTTGGTCAACTCGGCCGTCTTCGCAGCAAGGCCAGGAGGCCGCCGCCGCTTTCGCGCTGGCGAGCGCGCCGCGTGCCTGGCAATTCCCGCGTGATCACGGCCAGCATCCGGAGTTTCGCACGGAATGGTGGTATTTCACCGGCAATCTGCAGAGCGCCGAGGGCAGGGCATTCGGCTATCAATTCACCATTTTTCGCAACGCGCTCACGCCCGCTCCCCGCAACCGGCCCTCGGCTTGGGCTTTGCGCGACGGCTACGTTGGCCATTTCGCCATTACCGAGGTGACGCAGCAGAGATTCCACTTCGAGCAAAAAGTCGCACGCGGTGCCTTGCAGCTTGCCGGCGCCAGCGTTGATTCCCTGAATGTGTTTGTGGGTGATTGGTCGGCAAGAGCAAGGCACGGCCGCCTGCATCTGCAGGCAACCAGCAGTTTCGGCAGCATTGCCTTCGTGCTGGAACCAACCATGCCGCCGGTTCTGCAGGGCAACGGCGGCTTGTCGCAAAAGGGTCCGAAACCGGGCGAAGCTTCCTACTACTATTCCCTGCCGAATCTCCGCACGAATGGGCGATTGACGCTGGGCGCGGATTCCTCGCAAGTGAGCGGCGTGAGCTGGATGGATCATGAATTCTTCACCGGCGTCGATTCCAGCGAGGCGGTGGGATGGGATTGGTTCAGCCTGCATCTGTCGGACGCCACGGCGATCATGCTCTATCGCCTGCGCCGCGCGGACGGCACGATTTCCCGCTATTCTGCCGGCACGTTGATTCAGCCCGACGGCGGAACGGAGCGCATTTCGTTCGAGGCATTCCAGGCGATTCCTGGCGGCTGGTGGCGAAGCGGAAAATCCGGCGGGAAGTATCCTCTCGCGTGGCAACTCCAGTTCCGGGACTATCAGTTGACCGTAACCACGCCGGTGGCGGACCAGGAGTTGGATACGCGCGCCACCACCGGCGTGATCTATTGGGAAGGATGCGTCGCGGCAACGGGCACGCGGGCCGGCCGGCGAATCACGGGCCGGGGTTATCTGGAGATGACGGGGTATGTCGCAGCGGCCCGTCCCCGGCTGTGA
- a CDS encoding T9SS type A sorting domain-containing protein has product MKKVFASAFAFLLLCSTAFAQTFYTQGFETDNSGWTIFGGALNATRVASGNNGVTSKTGSFHAEAVGSGVGGTQASSAATNWGGYSFVPGCAATACAAGGQFPAAGYITKLDIYLNLSATSTNDTRFDFTSAINLPAGSHRRDFVFNAGFYNDTDGTGSGPRFVISASNNATRSSSFPKNPGREPFAITATGWYTFQHKFYDAGSGVLACELSISDAGGTTLKTWVLSDPTDIIGSTIGGNRYGWFANNEFAFLAIDNATLIKTSTVKPFVFLADELITIERTKQTPPAGDLHSNGNVVFRRGDPSTYEVNVTAVGNVAIIGSENTISGEVTAGGTIHVDAGSTITGTATAGAAVNVESLPELDYSAGGPNYNVPKSGSLTLAPGSYGNLTVNKFGTLKLSAGDYYFNQFIIKNDVVLVLDVGAGAITINVVGKAFFDKDVEFRVTPEGEAGSKKVTVNSMQSTDLTIGKESYVLGSIVAPAAKVVLGNNTQFRGSICAREITVLRDCLFYHHDSPGSLPGPGQLPKPVGDEEMSSGQSAVVSYQLQQNYPNPFNPSTVIKFALPQAGRVQLHIYNSAGQLVRTLANNEMAQGWHELTWDGRDQNGQTVATGVYLYRLTAQDASGTMTFAETRRMTLVK; this is encoded by the coding sequence ATGAAGAAAGTCTTTGCGTCCGCCTTCGCTTTTCTGCTGTTATGCAGTACTGCTTTCGCGCAGACGTTCTACACGCAGGGCTTCGAAACCGACAACAGCGGCTGGACGATCTTCGGTGGCGCGCTCAATGCCACGCGCGTGGCGTCCGGCAACAACGGCGTGACCTCCAAGACCGGCAGCTTTCACGCGGAAGCCGTGGGCAGCGGCGTCGGAGGCACACAAGCCTCGAGCGCAGCCACCAACTGGGGCGGCTACAGCTTCGTGCCGGGCTGCGCTGCCACTGCCTGCGCCGCCGGCGGGCAGTTTCCCGCCGCGGGCTATATCACCAAGCTCGACATTTACCTCAATTTGAGCGCCACCTCCACCAATGACACGCGCTTTGATTTCACCTCCGCGATCAACCTCCCGGCCGGCTCGCATCGCCGCGATTTCGTGTTCAACGCCGGCTTCTACAACGACACCGATGGCACCGGCAGCGGCCCGCGCTTTGTCATCAGCGCGAGCAACAACGCCACGCGCTCGAGTTCGTTTCCCAAGAACCCGGGGCGCGAACCTTTTGCCATCACCGCCACCGGCTGGTACACCTTCCAGCACAAATTCTATGATGCCGGCAGCGGCGTGTTGGCGTGTGAGCTGAGCATCAGCGATGCCGGCGGCACGACTCTCAAGACCTGGGTGCTGAGCGATCCGACGGATATCATTGGCAGCACGATCGGCGGCAATCGCTACGGCTGGTTCGCGAACAATGAGTTCGCCTTCCTGGCGATCGACAACGCCACGCTGATCAAAACCTCGACGGTGAAGCCCTTTGTTTTTCTCGCCGATGAACTCATCACCATCGAGCGCACCAAGCAGACGCCGCCGGCGGGCGACCTGCATTCCAACGGGAACGTCGTCTTTCGCCGCGGTGATCCCAGCACATATGAAGTGAACGTCACCGCGGTCGGAAATGTCGCCATCATCGGCAGCGAAAATACGATTTCCGGTGAGGTCACTGCCGGCGGCACCATTCATGTCGATGCCGGCTCCACGATCACCGGCACTGCCACTGCCGGCGCTGCGGTGAATGTGGAATCTTTGCCCGAGCTGGATTATTCCGCCGGCGGGCCGAACTACAATGTCCCGAAGAGCGGCTCGTTGACGCTCGCGCCCGGCTCCTACGGCAATCTCACCGTGAACAAGTTCGGCACGCTCAAACTCTCCGCGGGCGATTACTACTTCAATCAGTTCATCATCAAAAATGACGTGGTGCTCGTCCTGGACGTCGGCGCGGGCGCGATCACGATCAATGTTGTTGGCAAAGCCTTCTTCGACAAAGATGTCGAGTTTCGCGTGACGCCGGAAGGTGAAGCCGGCAGCAAGAAGGTGACAGTCAACAGCATGCAGAGCACGGATCTGACCATCGGCAAGGAAAGCTATGTGCTCGGCAGCATCGTGGCGCCCGCTGCCAAAGTCGTGCTCGGCAACAACACGCAGTTCCGCGGCTCGATCTGCGCGCGGGAAATCACTGTTCTGCGCGACTGTTTGTTCTATCATCATGATTCGCCAGGCAGTCTGCCGGGGCCGGGCCAGTTGCCCAAACCGGTTGGTGATGAAGAAATGTCCAGTGGCCAGTCAGCAGTGGTCAGTTATCAGTTGCAGCAGAATTATCCCAATCCGTTCAATCCCAGCACCGTGATCAAATTCGCCTTGCCGCAAGCGGGCCGCGTGCAGTTGCACATCTACAACAGCGCCGGCCAACTGGTGCGCACGCTGGCAAACAACGAGATGGCGCAGGGCTGGCATGAGCTGACTTGGGACGGCCGCGATCAAAACGGGCAAACCGTGGCCACCGGTGTTTATCTCTATCGTCTCACGGCGCAGGATGCCTCCGGCACAATGACGTTTGCGGAAACGCGGCGGATGACTTTGGTGAAATAG
- a CDS encoding right-handed parallel beta-helix repeat-containing protein: MAIGLSLVLPFLATAATVSVPATASDIQDAINAASPGDVIEIAAGTVTLDPGVSIVIPNPQLGITLRGAGAGATIIERSSGGTSNPLLMIGASTSCATGAATVIEGITFRNSGLTSGSATSSTAAYRGIEIRSCGASPADPAIIRDCEFLEFRDTGISIVDYPFAYWEFTGNTFDGSRLAIWINQADFVTIHRNTFRDYVVAMGFDPNDVVTDLAITENKMLGGSFDPAPANYYGLYVSAAAMIAGESKKWDISGNEITGATYGIRLLAPTSGGLFQSLTDVSVHDNCIYDNNVLGSGGSTTSYGVYNTSTVSLDAIDNWWGDASGPAHASNPSGTGDVVSDLVNFSPWSTFTLPACGGAVVKPFVFLADYVVIERSKQIPSQGDIHSNGKIDFLRGDPTAFEGNLTAVGKITIGKENTIDGYAHSAGIVSVHPTSQVLGGTISGAPISAQPLPSFSYTAGGASKTIPQNGTLTLAPGSYNVVTMNGWSTLKLSSGDYYLNQLKYLGEEAVIEIDVSNGPVTVNVVSNLQLGKDIAIQIVPDGEAGSTKVTFNTRQTTTMTIGKEAYVLGNINAPAATVVLSNNSQFRGTICAKALQVKRDVFFLHHFSSGTLPGPGDLPKSIDGESEETAAVVTAYELAQNYPNPFNPSTVIKFALPQAGRVQLHIYNSAGQLVRTLANNEMAQGWHELTWDGRDQNGQTVATGVYLYRLTAQDASGTTTFAETRRMTLVK; the protein is encoded by the coding sequence GTGGCAATCGGACTGAGCCTTGTGCTGCCGTTCCTGGCCACGGCCGCGACCGTTAGCGTGCCCGCCACCGCCAGTGACATCCAAGATGCCATCAATGCAGCAAGTCCGGGCGACGTCATCGAGATTGCAGCCGGGACCGTGACGTTGGACCCGGGTGTGTCCATCGTCATTCCCAATCCACAACTGGGTATTACACTGCGAGGGGCAGGGGCAGGCGCCACCATCATCGAAAGGAGCTCAGGTGGCACCAGCAATCCTCTGCTGATGATCGGCGCCAGCACGAGCTGTGCCACCGGCGCCGCCACCGTGATTGAGGGAATCACGTTCCGGAATTCCGGCCTGACCTCCGGGTCCGCCACGAGCAGCACGGCAGCCTATCGTGGCATCGAGATTCGCTCGTGCGGCGCTTCGCCGGCGGATCCCGCCATCATTCGGGATTGCGAATTCCTGGAGTTTCGAGATACCGGGATTTCCATCGTCGATTATCCCTTTGCCTACTGGGAGTTCACCGGAAATACTTTTGATGGCTCACGCCTGGCAATTTGGATCAACCAGGCAGACTTCGTGACCATTCACCGCAACACTTTCAGGGACTACGTCGTCGCCATGGGATTCGATCCGAATGACGTTGTCACTGACCTTGCCATTACCGAGAACAAGATGCTGGGCGGCAGTTTCGATCCGGCGCCGGCGAATTATTACGGCCTGTATGTGAGCGCCGCCGCGATGATTGCAGGGGAATCCAAGAAATGGGACATCAGCGGCAATGAGATTACCGGAGCCACGTATGGCATCCGCCTGCTGGCGCCTACTTCCGGCGGCCTCTTCCAGAGCCTGACGGACGTCTCCGTTCACGACAATTGCATCTATGACAACAACGTTCTTGGCAGCGGCGGTTCGACGACGAGCTACGGTGTGTACAACACCTCGACCGTGTCACTGGATGCAATTGACAACTGGTGGGGCGATGCCAGCGGCCCGGCTCATGCCTCCAATCCCTCCGGTACCGGCGACGTGGTGAGTGATCTGGTGAATTTCTCACCCTGGAGCACTTTCACACTGCCGGCCTGCGGCGGTGCCGTTGTCAAACCCTTCGTCTTCCTCGCCGACTATGTCGTCATCGAACGCAGCAAGCAGATTCCCTCCCAGGGTGATATTCATTCCAACGGCAAGATCGACTTTCTGCGCGGTGATCCCACCGCGTTCGAAGGCAATCTCACGGCCGTCGGCAAGATCACCATCGGCAAGGAAAACACCATCGACGGCTATGCCCATTCCGCCGGCATCGTCTCGGTGCATCCCACCTCCCAGGTGTTGGGCGGAACGATCTCCGGCGCGCCGATCAGCGCTCAGCCTCTGCCCTCTTTCAGCTACACCGCCGGCGGAGCCAGCAAAACCATTCCGCAGAACGGTACGCTCACGCTGGCGCCCGGCTCCTACAACGTCGTCACCATGAACGGCTGGAGCACGCTCAAGCTCAGCAGCGGCGACTACTATCTCAATCAGCTCAAATACCTTGGCGAGGAAGCGGTGATTGAGATCGATGTCAGCAACGGCCCGGTTACCGTCAATGTCGTGAGCAATCTCCAGCTCGGCAAGGACATCGCCATTCAAATCGTGCCAGATGGTGAGGCCGGCAGCACCAAAGTCACTTTCAACACCCGACAAACCACCACCATGACGATCGGCAAAGAGGCGTATGTGTTGGGCAATATCAACGCGCCTGCAGCCACCGTCGTGCTCTCCAACAATTCGCAATTCCGCGGCACGATTTGCGCGAAAGCCTTGCAGGTGAAGCGCGATGTCTTCTTCCTGCATCATTTCTCCTCCGGCACGCTGCCCGGGCCCGGCGATTTGCCCAAGTCAATTGACGGCGAATCGGAAGAAACGGCCGCGGTCGTGACGGCATACGAATTGGCGCAAAATTATCCCAATCCGTTCAATCCCAGCACCGTGATCAAATTCGCCTTGCCGCAAGCGGGCCGCGTGCAGTTGCACATCTACAACAGCGCCGGCCAACTGGTGCGCACGCTGGCAAACAACGAGATGGCGCAGGGCTGGCATGAGCTGACTTGGGACGGCCGCGATCAAAACGGGCAAACCGTGGCCACCGGTGTTTATCTCTATCGTCTCACGGCGCAGGATGCCTCCGGCACAACGACGTTTGCGGAGACGCGGCGGATGACGTTGGTCAAGTAA
- a CDS encoding sigma-54 dependent transcriptional regulator: MTELDVKDLELVESMPPDGESSWGKNFGFDYHYPLVSRSPEIKEIFSLIKKVAKSNATILIQGETGTGKELIAGLIQFISHRAAKPYVKVNCAALPENLLESELFGHEKGAFTGAYQTRIGKFEQSHEGTLFLDEIGDMHLSTQAKILRVLQDQTFTRLGGNRAIEVDVRVIAATNKDLWTEIEMGNFRADLYYRLNVVTLHIPPLRKRREDIPLIAEFFRRKFSREIRKKTKGFSAETMDLLTNHHWPGNIRELKNLVERSVLVSEESEEIKPKDLSMAGKDYFAAGGKDRRRSNDGDLISLDTLNLEVIEKEAILRALELRNWVQKDAAQLLGISPRALNYKINYHNITHPTWKKNT, translated from the coding sequence GTGACAGAACTAGACGTTAAGGACCTGGAGCTGGTGGAGAGCATGCCACCGGACGGGGAGAGTTCCTGGGGCAAGAATTTCGGCTTCGACTATCATTACCCCCTGGTCAGTCGCAGTCCCGAAATCAAGGAGATTTTTTCCTTGATCAAGAAAGTGGCCAAGAGCAACGCCACCATTCTGATTCAGGGCGAAACCGGCACCGGCAAGGAACTCATCGCCGGCTTGATCCAATTCATCAGCCACCGCGCCGCGAAGCCCTACGTCAAAGTGAATTGCGCGGCGCTGCCGGAGAACCTGTTGGAGAGCGAGCTTTTCGGCCACGAGAAGGGCGCCTTCACCGGCGCGTATCAAACCCGCATCGGCAAGTTCGAGCAATCGCACGAGGGCACGCTCTTTCTCGATGAGATCGGCGACATGCACCTCTCCACCCAGGCCAAGATTCTGCGCGTGCTGCAGGATCAAACCTTCACCCGCCTGGGCGGCAACCGCGCCATCGAGGTGGATGTGCGCGTGATCGCGGCCACCAACAAAGACTTGTGGACCGAGATCGAGATGGGCAACTTCCGCGCGGATTTGTACTACCGCCTCAACGTGGTCACGCTGCACATCCCGCCGTTGCGCAAACGCCGCGAAGACATTCCCCTGATTGCCGAATTCTTCCGCCGCAAATTCTCCCGCGAGATTCGCAAGAAGACCAAGGGCTTTTCCGCCGAGACCATGGATCTGCTCACCAACCATCACTGGCCGGGCAACATTCGCGAGCTCAAAAACCTGGTCGAGCGTTCCGTGCTGGTTTCGGAGGAGAGCGAAGAGATCAAGCCCAAGGATTTGTCGATGGCCGGCAAGGACTACTTTGCTGCGGGTGGCAAAGACCGGCGCCGCTCCAACGACGGCGACTTGATCTCGCTCGACACGCTCAATCTCGAAGTCATCGAGAAGGAAGCGATTCTGCGCGCGCTGGAGCTGCGCAATTGGGTGCAGAAGGACGCGGCGCAATTGCTCGGCATCTCGCCGCGCGCGCTCAACTACAAGATCAATTACCACAACATCACTCATCCCACCTGGAAAAAGAATACCTGA
- a CDS encoding 4a-hydroxytetrahydrobiopterin dehydratase, translating into MAAVHQLTEPEINQELTRLSGWTIAAGKLHKSFQFPSFVEAFGFMARVALLAEAMNHHPEWSNVYNRVVIDLVTHDAGGISRKDFVLAAKIDAVS; encoded by the coding sequence ATGGCTGCCGTTCACCAACTCACCGAGCCGGAGATCAACCAGGAACTCACCAGGCTGTCCGGCTGGACGATTGCCGCCGGCAAGCTGCACAAATCCTTTCAATTCCCCTCTTTTGTGGAGGCATTCGGCTTCATGGCGCGCGTGGCGCTGCTGGCCGAAGCCATGAACCATCACCCCGAATGGTCAAACGTCTATAACCGTGTCGTCATCGACTTGGTGACGCATGACGCCGGCGGGATCAGCCGGAAAGACTTCGTGCTCGCCGCCAAAATCGATGCCGTGTCGTGA
- a CDS encoding fibronectin type III domain-containing protein has protein sequence MEDLHTVWVALFSRPHTEGRPPAARAKRLPAAPPSRRAARSLPFFFCANLLFSSAWPGSLTVSWDANSEPDLAGYRVYYSLTAQTYTAASSRDVGLKLVTTFDNLEEGKTYYFVVTAYDQAGNESSYSAEVSAKVSVTDQAPPQISAVSALDQTTVAVEFTEPVTKASAENKGNYRIDQQIVIARATLQADNRTVILETSEHSNGKTYTITVQNVSDAALPPNSINPAVSATYTFTGLDQAPPIVTYVGAVDAATVEVRFDEPVSAASAEKLDNYAITGGITISSIARHTDNRGVHLKTSTHQDGAGYQLTVRNLADLAATPNVMPEAATLAYTYRANDQQAPAVLAAALLDLTTLSVTFDERVTKASAEQVSNYRISDNVQVQTARLNAEATEVILTTAAHVYDRDYTLTVSGITDASANANVLSATQVRYRLEQQGVDREAPVVTYVGANDETTVEVRFNEPVTKASAENLANYSINQGITLNGATLHLDGRGVHLKTSAHSDGRTYALTVFGIADRAPAPNTMTSSAVMAYTFRANDLDPPAALAAILAADLLAVTVLFDEKVSAATATNPDNYRISENVQVYSASLNDEGTEVTLATSLHWHDHSFTVTVRGVADASNNGNVMAQPVVLTYRLSAPGQIPGGSLTISAWSRKEYQIDTLRAGKRLYIDRVHTLTSVPKKFEGLLMFRTAYRDRRDRSNTFFEFNLNREADVYIAYDNRGEPAPNWLTDNFTRVSKSVLINGPTDQMQIWKAHYYPGRVQLGGNMAAGGRTDVALTMYFVFVDDLQGDRSGTSNGVPRLFTLHQNFPNPFNLNAGHVQTEISYFLRQESYVVLTIYNMLGQAVRTMQDGVLSPGLHRHVWNGLDNDFQALPSGKYLYALEIREQVSNGAFTVTTALERQTKVMTLLK, from the coding sequence ATGGAGGACTTGCACACCGTGTGGGTAGCATTGTTTTCCCGGCCGCACACCGAGGGCAGGCCACCGGCAGCGCGCGCGAAACGATTGCCGGCGGCGCCACCCTCGCGCCGTGCGGCGCGATCTCTTCCCTTCTTTTTCTGCGCGAACTTGTTGTTCTCTTCCGCGTGGCCCGGCAGCCTCACGGTGAGCTGGGACGCGAACAGCGAACCCGATCTCGCCGGCTATCGCGTGTACTACAGCCTCACGGCGCAAACTTACACCGCGGCCAGTTCCCGCGATGTAGGTTTGAAGCTGGTGACAACCTTCGATAATCTTGAAGAAGGCAAAACGTATTACTTCGTGGTGACGGCCTATGACCAGGCCGGCAACGAGAGCAGTTATTCCGCGGAAGTGTCGGCCAAGGTGAGCGTGACGGATCAGGCACCGCCGCAAATCAGCGCGGTGAGCGCGCTCGATCAAACCACCGTCGCGGTCGAGTTCACTGAGCCGGTGACCAAGGCGAGCGCCGAGAACAAAGGCAACTACCGCATCGACCAGCAAATTGTGATTGCGCGCGCCACGCTGCAGGCGGACAATCGCACCGTCATTCTCGAAACTTCGGAGCACAGCAACGGCAAGACTTATACGATTACGGTGCAAAACGTGAGCGACGCTGCCCTGCCGCCCAACAGCATCAACCCGGCAGTGTCGGCAACTTACACCTTCACCGGCCTCGACCAGGCGCCGCCCATCGTCACCTATGTGGGCGCGGTCGATGCCGCCACCGTGGAAGTCCGCTTCGATGAGCCGGTGTCCGCGGCAAGCGCGGAAAAACTCGACAACTATGCCATCACCGGCGGCATCACCATCAGCAGCATTGCGCGGCACACGGACAACCGTGGCGTGCATCTCAAGACCAGCACGCATCAGGACGGCGCCGGCTATCAGCTCACGGTGCGCAACCTCGCCGATCTGGCGGCCACGCCCAACGTCATGCCGGAAGCGGCCACGCTGGCCTACACCTATCGCGCCAACGATCAGCAGGCGCCGGCCGTGCTCGCCGCGGCGCTGCTCGACCTGACGACTTTGAGTGTGACCTTTGATGAACGCGTCACCAAAGCCTCCGCCGAGCAGGTGTCGAATTATCGCATCTCGGACAACGTCCAGGTGCAAACCGCACGCTTGAACGCGGAAGCCACGGAAGTCATCTTGACCACTGCCGCGCATGTCTATGATCGCGACTACACCCTGACGGTGAGCGGCATCACCGATGCCTCGGCCAATGCCAATGTCCTGAGCGCCACGCAAGTGCGCTACCGCCTGGAACAACAGGGCGTGGATCGCGAGGCACCGGTGGTGACGTACGTCGGCGCCAACGACGAGACCACCGTCGAGGTGCGCTTCAACGAGCCGGTCACCAAAGCGAGCGCGGAGAATCTCGCGAATTACAGCATCAACCAGGGCATCACGCTCAACGGCGCGACGCTGCATCTGGACGGTCGCGGCGTGCATCTCAAAACCAGCGCCCACAGTGACGGCAGGACCTACGCGTTGACGGTCTTCGGCATCGCCGACCGCGCGCCTGCGCCCAACACCATGACCAGCTCCGCGGTCATGGCCTACACCTTTCGCGCCAATGATCTCGATCCGCCGGCTGCCCTCGCGGCAATTTTGGCGGCTGACCTGCTGGCGGTGACGGTCTTGTTTGATGAAAAGGTCAGCGCGGCCACGGCCACCAATCCCGACAACTACAGAATCTCGGAGAATGTGCAGGTCTATTCTGCGAGTTTGAACGACGAGGGCACGGAGGTCACGCTCGCCACTTCGCTGCACTGGCACGATCACAGTTTCACCGTCACGGTGCGCGGCGTCGCCGATGCTTCCAACAACGGCAATGTCATGGCCCAACCGGTGGTGCTGACTTATCGCCTCAGCGCGCCGGGGCAGATTCCCGGCGGCAGTCTCACCATCAGCGCCTGGTCGCGCAAGGAATACCAAATCGACACGTTGCGCGCCGGCAAACGGCTTTACATCGATCGCGTCCACACCCTCACCAGCGTCCCGAAGAAATTCGAGGGGCTGCTGATGTTCCGCACTGCCTATCGCGACCGGCGCGATCGCTCGAACACTTTCTTCGAATTCAATCTCAATCGCGAGGCGGACGTTTACATTGCCTATGATAATCGCGGCGAGCCGGCGCCGAACTGGCTGACCGACAATTTCACCCGGGTCAGCAAATCCGTGCTCATCAACGGTCCGACCGATCAGATGCAAATCTGGAAGGCGCATTACTATCCCGGCCGTGTGCAGTTGGGCGGCAATATGGCCGCAGGCGGCCGCACCGACGTGGCCCTGACCATGTACTTTGTTTTCGTGGACGATTTGCAGGGCGACCGCAGCGGCACCAGCAATGGTGTACCCCGGCTGTTCACGCTGCATCAGAATTTCCCCAACCCCTTCAATCTGAATGCCGGCCACGTGCAGACTGAGATCAGCTATTTCCTGCGGCAGGAAAGTTATGTCGTGCTCACCATCTACAACATGCTCGGCCAGGCGGTGCGCACCATGCAAGACGGCGTGCTGTCGCCCGGCCTGCACCGGCATGTGTGGAATGGTTTGGACAATGATTTCCAGGCGCTGCCCAGCGGCAAATACCTCTACGCCCTCGAGATTCGCGAGCAGGTGAGCAACGGCGCCTTCACCGTGACCACGGCGCTCGAGCGTCAAACCAAAGTGATGACGTTGCTGAAATAG